In one window of Terriglobia bacterium DNA:
- a CDS encoding FmdB family zinc ribbon protein, whose translation MPVYEFMCKDCHKRFTLVLSIIEYEKLLPACPKCKSRNIEQLPAAFFAVTAKKS comes from the coding sequence ATGCCAGTCTATGAATTTATGTGCAAAGATTGCCACAAGCGGTTCACCCTGGTTCTCAGCATTATCGAATACGAGAAGCTCCTGCCTGCGTGCCCCAAATGCAAGAGCCGCAATATTGAGCAGTTGCCCGCTGCGTTCTTTGCCGTCACTGCCAAGAAGAGCTGA
- the hutU gene encoding urocanate hydratase — MGHPTSGLGNQDGPPGKGMQRVRSPRGTGLNCRGWHQEAALRLLMNSLDPDVAEHPSELIANRATGKVLRNWESYQATVEALKTLENDETLLVQSGRPIGVVETRQDAPRVIIANTMEGHWPTPDKPDQIEQRGVPGLGAADPGSWTYVGTQQNLPIAFQVFDAIARKRFDNELAGKLIVSGGMGAAGGALPLAAVMLGAAFLGIEVDGERIRRRIRSGYCDYCVNTLDEALRILKNAVRQKQGVSVGLVGNCSDVIPELASRGVLPDILTDQTSAHDLQNGYVPSGLNPDDAGTLRRENPQDYISRSRDSIIRHFEGMLALQKLGSIVFEFGNNLGGAAEQCGVPGAASAFPDFAETYLQPLLSAGLAPIRWVALSGEPGDIRRFDELALELFPDDFSLARWIQLARQHVRFQGLPARVCWMGQETRVQMAVRLNSFIADGGIKAPFAIAFEQAITNHQISTRAQPDRVEAKWNSPGDWPAMEALVDAASGTSWASLRFGSSHSQATIALVAEGMPNTAGSLARALKNDYALDFIRLATPRRR, encoded by the coding sequence ATGGGGCACCCGACATCCGGCCTTGGGAATCAGGACGGCCCGCCAGGCAAGGGCATGCAACGGGTCCGTTCGCCGCGCGGCACGGGGCTCAACTGCCGGGGCTGGCATCAGGAAGCCGCTCTGCGCCTGCTGATGAATTCGCTCGATCCAGATGTCGCCGAGCACCCCAGCGAACTGATAGCCAACAGAGCCACTGGGAAAGTTCTGCGCAACTGGGAAAGCTATCAGGCAACCGTGGAAGCTCTGAAGACCCTCGAGAATGATGAAACGCTTCTGGTTCAATCAGGGCGGCCGATTGGGGTCGTTGAGACGCGGCAAGATGCGCCCCGCGTCATCATCGCTAACACAATGGAGGGCCACTGGCCCACACCCGACAAACCCGATCAGATCGAGCAGCGCGGCGTTCCTGGCCTCGGAGCAGCAGATCCGGGAAGTTGGACCTACGTGGGGACGCAGCAAAATCTGCCAATTGCCTTTCAAGTTTTCGATGCCATCGCCCGGAAGCGCTTCGACAACGAACTTGCAGGAAAGCTGATCGTTTCAGGCGGAATGGGCGCGGCGGGAGGGGCCTTGCCGCTTGCTGCCGTGATGCTCGGGGCCGCATTTCTCGGCATTGAGGTGGATGGAGAACGCATTCGCCGCCGTATCCGCTCGGGATATTGCGATTACTGCGTCAATACCCTGGATGAAGCACTGCGAATCCTTAAGAACGCCGTGCGGCAGAAACAGGGCGTCTCCGTTGGGCTGGTGGGAAATTGCTCCGACGTTATCCCGGAACTCGCCAGCAGGGGTGTTCTGCCGGACATTTTAACCGACCAGACCAGCGCCCACGATCTCCAGAACGGATATGTCCCGTCTGGCCTCAATCCTGATGATGCGGGCACACTGCGGCGCGAGAATCCGCAGGATTATATATCTCGCTCCCGCGATTCGATCATCCGGCACTTTGAAGGGATGCTGGCGCTCCAGAAGCTCGGTTCTATCGTTTTCGAATTCGGAAATAATCTTGGCGGCGCAGCCGAACAGTGCGGAGTGCCGGGCGCCGCTTCGGCGTTTCCGGACTTTGCTGAGACCTATCTTCAACCGCTGCTTTCAGCCGGCTTGGCTCCCATTCGATGGGTGGCCCTGTCCGGCGAACCGGGAGATATCCGCCGGTTCGATGAGCTGGCGCTCGAACTTTTCCCCGATGATTTCTCGCTGGCGCGATGGATTCAATTGGCTCGACAGCACGTTCGGTTCCAGGGCCTGCCGGCGCGGGTCTGTTGGATGGGCCAGGAGACGCGCGTCCAGATGGCCGTACGTCTGAACAGCTTCATAGCAGATGGAGGCATCAAGGCGCCATTCGCCATCGCCTTTGAACAGGCGATAACCAATCATCAAATTTCAACCCGAGCACAGCCGGACAGGGTTGAAGCCAAGTGGAATTCGCCCGGCGACTGGCCAGCCATGGAAGCGCTTGTGGATGCGGCATCAGGGACAAGCTGGGCGTCATTACGATTTGGATCGAGCCACAGCCAGGCAACCATTGCGCTCGTCGCCGAAGGGATGCCGAATACCGCAGGTTCCCTCGCGCGCGCTTTAAAAAACGACTATGCGCTCGATTTCATCCGCCTCGCCACACCGCGCCGCCGATAA
- a CDS encoding long-chain fatty acid--CoA ligase translates to MESKSFRTINELFLQAMEKHHKPDAFLTKTEGCYRGTSSRDVQLKVAALAVVFDEMGVGAGDRVALLSENRLEWALTDYAVLGLGAVTVPLYSTLLKDDVEFILRDSGSKCIVVSTREQLKKVLAVRAAVPELKFVVAMDCGPGESAGVLCWKELVGRGSEAGAEAVKFLKEQALRAQPGDVATVVYTSGTTGMFKGVVLTHANIASNIQACDRLFDFHPGDTSMAFLPLAHIFERMIDFYYMAQGVSIAYAENIDSLPQNLREVRPTLMAVVPRLVEKIREKVMEEVRHLPPSRQRLFGWALRTGREWFPYRLAGRAAPLGLGLERRLADKIVYSKIRSQMGGRLRLLISGAAPLSKDLAEFFFSIGIPIYEGYGLTETSPVIAVNHPGAVKLGTVGRAVPGVEVRLGEETEDSEGHSGREILVRGPNVTPGYYHQVEPNGEAFAGGWFHTGDLGFLDPEGFLSITGRKKNLFKTSGGKYVSPEKLENLFQGHRYVAQLVVLGDARKFVGSLIVPNFTALEAYAREQGIAIAGREELVRNKRVQTFLQGQVDEACKHLPPHERIRQIALLPNELTIAAGELSATLKVKRPVVEERYRDLIEEMFSRRLSAMQEVPPK, encoded by the coding sequence ATGGAATCGAAATCGTTTAGAACGATCAACGAATTGTTTCTCCAGGCGATGGAGAAGCATCACAAGCCCGACGCCTTCCTGACCAAAACGGAAGGCTGCTACCGTGGGACCTCTTCGCGGGACGTGCAGTTGAAGGTTGCGGCGCTGGCGGTCGTGTTTGATGAAATGGGGGTCGGCGCCGGCGACCGCGTCGCTTTACTCTCTGAAAACCGCCTGGAATGGGCCCTCACCGATTACGCCGTGCTGGGGCTTGGGGCCGTAACCGTTCCGCTTTATTCCACGCTGCTGAAAGACGACGTGGAGTTTATCCTTCGTGACTCCGGCTCAAAATGTATTGTTGTTTCGACCCGCGAACAGCTCAAAAAGGTCCTGGCTGTGCGGGCCGCCGTGCCGGAATTGAAATTTGTGGTGGCCATGGATTGCGGACCGGGAGAATCCGCCGGCGTCCTCTGCTGGAAGGAACTGGTCGGACGGGGAAGCGAGGCCGGAGCAGAAGCAGTGAAATTTCTGAAGGAGCAGGCGCTTCGCGCGCAACCTGGGGACGTTGCAACTGTCGTATATACCTCGGGGACTACGGGAATGTTCAAAGGCGTCGTGCTCACGCACGCCAATATTGCCTCAAACATTCAGGCCTGTGACCGCTTGTTTGATTTCCACCCGGGCGACACCAGCATGGCTTTCCTTCCGCTGGCCCACATCTTTGAGCGGATGATTGACTTTTACTATATGGCGCAGGGTGTTTCGATTGCGTACGCAGAAAACATTGACTCTTTGCCGCAGAATCTGCGCGAAGTGCGGCCCACTCTGATGGCCGTTGTTCCGCGGCTCGTGGAGAAAATTCGCGAAAAGGTGATGGAAGAGGTTCGCCACCTTCCGCCTTCCAGGCAGAGATTGTTTGGGTGGGCCCTGCGCACGGGCCGGGAGTGGTTTCCATACCGTCTTGCCGGCCGTGCCGCGCCGCTGGGGCTGGGCTTGGAGCGCCGGCTCGCGGACAAAATCGTTTATTCCAAGATCCGCTCGCAGATGGGCGGGCGGTTGCGGCTGTTGATTTCTGGCGCCGCGCCGCTGAGCAAGGATCTGGCGGAGTTTTTCTTCTCCATCGGTATCCCGATTTATGAAGGCTACGGCCTGACGGAAACTTCCCCCGTGATCGCCGTTAATCATCCGGGGGCTGTGAAGCTGGGCACCGTGGGACGAGCGGTTCCCGGAGTGGAAGTCAGGCTGGGTGAGGAGACGGAAGATTCGGAGGGCCACAGCGGACGTGAAATTCTGGTTCGCGGGCCCAATGTGACGCCGGGATACTATCATCAGGTTGAGCCGAACGGTGAAGCCTTCGCCGGTGGATGGTTTCACACGGGGGACCTGGGCTTCTTGGACCCGGAAGGATTTCTTTCCATCACAGGGCGCAAAAAAAACCTGTTTAAAACTTCCGGCGGCAAGTATGTTTCACCGGAAAAGCTGGAGAACCTTTTTCAGGGGCACCGCTACGTGGCGCAACTGGTGGTGCTGGGCGACGCAAGGAAGTTTGTAGGATCGTTGATCGTCCCCAACTTTACCGCGCTCGAAGCCTACGCAAGAGAGCAGGGGATTGCTATTGCCGGACGCGAAGAGCTGGTGAGGAATAAACGGGTCCAAACCTTCTTGCAAGGGCAGGTGGATGAAGCCTGCAAACACCTGCCGCCTCACGAGCGCATTCGCCAGATTGCGCTGCTCCCGAATGAACTCACGATCGCCGCCGGCGAGCTTTCAGCCACGCTGAAGGTAAAGCGTCCGGTGGTTGAAGAGCGATACCGCGACCTGATCGAAGAAATGTTTTCACGCCGTCTGTCCGCGATGCAGGAAGTCCCGCCCAAGTAG
- a CDS encoding MBL fold metallo-hydrolase, with protein sequence MAKIAEITPNVYRISIYAQWADLQFNHFLVKDDEPMLFHTGLRGMHAEMREAVSKLITVSDLRHIGFSHFESDECGSLNEWLADAPKADVICSQVGALVSVNDFIGREARALADGESFTTGKFRFRYCQTPHLPHGWDAGLLFEETEKMLLCSDLFHQTGDVEPITSHDVVGRSYEAMKAYQAGILADYVPYTALTGKNLRKLAALQPKTLAIMHGSSFTGDCAGALDDLHAAYREVFGRDNQTVQAGSV encoded by the coding sequence ATGGCCAAGATAGCGGAGATTACTCCGAACGTCTACCGAATCTCCATCTACGCCCAATGGGCTGATCTGCAATTCAATCACTTCCTGGTGAAGGATGATGAACCGATGCTGTTTCACACCGGTCTGCGCGGTATGCACGCGGAAATGCGTGAGGCGGTCTCCAAACTCATCACCGTATCGGACCTGCGCCACATCGGCTTCAGCCACTTCGAATCTGACGAGTGCGGGTCTCTGAATGAATGGCTCGCGGATGCACCCAAAGCCGACGTGATCTGCAGTCAGGTGGGCGCGCTCGTCAGCGTAAACGACTTCATCGGCAGAGAGGCGCGAGCGCTGGCCGACGGCGAAAGCTTTACCACCGGCAAATTCCGCTTCCGCTACTGCCAGACACCCCATTTGCCCCACGGCTGGGACGCGGGCTTACTTTTCGAGGAGACTGAGAAGATGCTGCTCTGCTCAGACCTCTTCCACCAGACCGGCGACGTCGAGCCGATCACATCCCATGACGTCGTCGGCCGCTCATATGAAGCAATGAAAGCCTATCAGGCAGGCATTTTGGCGGACTACGTTCCGTACACCGCGCTTACCGGGAAGAACCTCAGAAAGCTGGCTGCCCTGCAACCCAAAACCCTCGCCATTATGCATGGGTCGAGCTTCACAGGCGACTGCGCCGGCGCTCTCGATGACCTGCACGCCGCGTATCGCGAAGTCTTCGGCAGGGACAACCAGACCGTGCAAGCTGGTAGCGTTTAG
- a CDS encoding phosphoesterase, which yields MKVRVCFHNRCFDGACSAAVFSRFYRELVNPGAQFLYQGLFHRAGQLFDEEMFDGDENVIVDFKYSSSPRMTWWFDHHQSAFLTPADARHFEQDRSGKKFYDPSFRSCTKFIAHIGATKFNFCAPDLDEVVHWADIIDGAQYPDPKTAVEMRDPATQITLVIEGAPSDDFVAGLIPELLSKSLGEIAAMPRVRQAFERLYDQHLRTIDVIRERAVPSEGVAFIDLSDQSFEGFNKFIPYYLFPESVYNVALSRSKERIKIAVGSNPWNPTPKTANLATICERFGGGGHAKVAAISLPPGDLDRGRAIAMEIVQELRSSLQ from the coding sequence ATGAAGGTCCGCGTTTGTTTTCACAATCGGTGTTTTGACGGCGCCTGTTCGGCAGCGGTGTTCTCGCGTTTTTATCGCGAACTCGTAAATCCCGGCGCGCAATTTCTCTATCAGGGACTTTTCCATCGCGCGGGCCAGCTTTTCGACGAGGAGATGTTTGACGGAGATGAAAACGTCATCGTCGATTTCAAATACTCCAGCTCGCCGCGCATGACCTGGTGGTTTGATCATCATCAGAGCGCGTTCCTTACTCCTGCGGACGCCAGGCACTTCGAGCAGGACCGTAGCGGAAAGAAGTTCTACGACCCGTCCTTCCGCTCCTGCACAAAGTTCATCGCTCACATCGGGGCGACCAAGTTCAATTTCTGCGCGCCGGACCTCGATGAGGTTGTTCACTGGGCCGATATCATTGACGGGGCGCAGTATCCTGACCCCAAGACGGCCGTCGAGATGCGTGATCCTGCCACGCAGATCACACTGGTGATCGAAGGGGCGCCCTCCGACGATTTTGTCGCCGGACTTATTCCCGAGCTGCTCTCAAAATCGCTTGGCGAGATTGCCGCCATGCCCCGCGTTCGGCAGGCGTTCGAGCGCCTTTACGATCAGCACCTCCGGACAATTGATGTCATCCGCGAGCGTGCCGTGCCCAGCGAAGGAGTTGCGTTCATCGACCTTTCCGACCAGAGCTTCGAAGGTTTTAACAAATTCATCCCTTATTACCTCTTTCCTGAATCGGTTTATAACGTGGCGCTAAGCCGCAGCAAGGAACGGATCAAGATTGCTGTGGGAAGCAATCCCTGGAATCCAACGCCGAAGACCGCAAACCTCGCCACCATCTGCGAGAGGTTCGGCGGGGGCGGCCACGCCAAGGTCGCCGCAATCTCCCTGCCTCCAGGCGATCTCGACCGGGGGCGCGCCATCGCCATGGAGATCGTTCAGGAACTTCGCTCCTCTCTCCAGTAA
- a CDS encoding LssY C-terminal domain-containing protein, whose amino-acid sequence MELKNASPKPGVRGHWRPIAAIIVFLLLASAALAAGQGAQPGGQEATGTLAAAPAGQVNTVPAKTELFLRLKTPISTTSSHLNEAVEAEVERAVEINGEIAIPVGSVAKGRVARLVPSSSPTDRASMLLEFDSLVLPGQSAIPIACHVSDVDNAREKVLPDGTIQGLLASELPVTLLNSALEKMQKKTGGAQPAQQGGGTWFGNPDTSINYVAGTEFAVVLDKPLEVSGHFKPEFARQIPANLEDSVMQLLAQAPRRVKSKKGDEGGPTNLVLIGSLQEVKQAFAKAGWTAAQDQDANSLWKTFEAVIKGKGYDAAPMSTLYMYGRAEDMAFEKMLNTFTHRHHLRIWKAPALAPDGRQMWLVVADHDNGFDVRPGVISHSVDPNVDLERAKVGADLGMTGLVAAEELVSVSNPARAGLTATGGKWESDGRLLIVELKASSGASAV is encoded by the coding sequence ATGGAATTGAAGAATGCTTCCCCGAAGCCAGGCGTCAGAGGCCACTGGCGGCCCATCGCGGCAATCATCGTCTTTTTACTGCTGGCTTCTGCTGCCCTTGCTGCGGGACAGGGCGCGCAACCCGGCGGCCAGGAAGCCACCGGAACGCTCGCCGCCGCCCCGGCGGGTCAGGTCAATACGGTCCCCGCAAAGACGGAGCTTTTCCTTCGGCTGAAGACCCCTATCAGCACCACTTCTTCCCATTTAAATGAAGCCGTGGAGGCGGAGGTTGAGCGGGCAGTGGAAATCAATGGAGAAATCGCCATTCCAGTGGGTTCTGTTGCAAAGGGACGAGTGGCGAGGCTGGTCCCGAGTTCCAGCCCCACCGACCGGGCTTCGATGCTTCTGGAATTTGATTCGTTGGTCCTGCCGGGGCAGTCCGCCATTCCAATCGCCTGCCACGTCAGCGATGTCGATAACGCAAGGGAAAAGGTGCTGCCTGACGGCACCATTCAGGGCCTTCTTGCCAGCGAATTGCCGGTCACGTTGCTCAACTCGGCACTGGAAAAAATGCAGAAAAAAACAGGCGGGGCGCAACCGGCCCAGCAGGGCGGGGGGACATGGTTCGGGAATCCCGACACCTCGATCAACTATGTTGCCGGAACCGAATTTGCTGTGGTCCTGGACAAGCCGCTGGAGGTTTCCGGCCATTTCAAGCCGGAATTTGCCCGTCAGATTCCTGCCAACCTGGAGGATTCTGTGATGCAACTGCTGGCGCAGGCGCCACGGCGCGTGAAAAGCAAAAAGGGCGACGAGGGCGGACCAACCAACCTGGTGCTGATTGGAAGCCTGCAGGAAGTCAAACAGGCATTTGCGAAGGCGGGCTGGACGGCGGCCCAGGACCAGGATGCAAATTCCCTGTGGAAGACTTTTGAGGCGGTCATCAAGGGGAAAGGTTACGATGCCGCTCCGATGTCGACGCTTTATATGTACGGGCGCGCGGAAGATATGGCCTTTGAAAAGATGCTGAACACTTTTACGCATCGCCACCATTTGCGCATCTGGAAAGCCCCTGCGCTGGCGCCGGACGGGCGGCAAATGTGGCTGGTGGTTGCGGACCATGACAACGGGTTTGATGTGCGGCCGGGCGTGATTTCGCATTCAGTTGATCCGAACGTCGATCTGGAACGGGCCAAGGTGGGCGCGGACCTTGGAATGACCGGGCTGGTCGCTGCTGAAGAACTCGTGAGCGTCTCTAATCCCGCCCGGGCGGGATTGACGGCGACCGGCGGCAAATGGGAGAGTGACGGAAGGCTCCTGATCGTCGAACTGAAGGCGTCATCCGGGGCCTCGGCGGTGTGA
- a CDS encoding lysylphosphatidylglycerol synthase transmembrane domain-containing protein, with translation MKKNRRHWIWLGISTIILALIFYNLRHNPEWRHFDWKRLWASLVSARPDLLLLSLVGVYATYLIRALRWQFLMHPIKKGSLWVLFVGQMLGFSSIYLVGRPGEFVRPAYIAKKESLPITSMVAVWLMERICDTICLVVLFAVVLYLVPAGMSTAGKNVLSVMHKAGDVMLAVTAAMVAGLVAYRLKTQAWMDWVMRRTQFLPRPIQRHVQHFLRSFAEGLLVVRSLPDFAGSVVLSVLLWGTNATVFWLTLRSLGGTLSDFAWLAAALVLFCASLGLVVQFPGIGGGYQVGIVLALTEIFAMPADVSTGASILLWLMMSVPVLLVSLGLLVHEGLSFKHLEAITQEEEMEQETAVEEAQ, from the coding sequence GTGAAGAAAAACCGACGACATTGGATCTGGCTGGGTATCAGCACCATCATTCTGGCCCTGATCTTCTACAATCTCCGCCACAACCCTGAATGGCGGCACTTTGACTGGAAACGCCTGTGGGCCTCCCTCGTCAGCGCCCGCCCGGATCTATTGTTGCTGTCCCTGGTTGGGGTTTACGCCACGTACCTGATCCGCGCGCTGCGATGGCAGTTCCTGATGCACCCCATCAAGAAGGGTTCGCTATGGGTGCTGTTTGTGGGGCAGATGCTGGGTTTCAGCTCCATTTATCTGGTGGGGCGTCCGGGAGAATTTGTGCGTCCTGCCTACATCGCCAAGAAGGAGTCACTGCCCATCACCTCGATGGTTGCGGTCTGGCTTATGGAGCGGATTTGCGACACGATATGCCTGGTGGTGCTGTTTGCGGTGGTCCTTTACCTGGTCCCGGCAGGGATGAGCACCGCCGGCAAGAATGTGCTCTCGGTGATGCACAAAGCCGGTGACGTCATGCTGGCGGTCACAGCGGCCATGGTGGCGGGACTGGTGGCTTATCGGCTGAAAACCCAGGCATGGATGGATTGGGTGATGCGAAGGACCCAGTTTCTGCCCCGTCCGATTCAAAGGCACGTTCAACACTTCCTCCGCTCGTTTGCTGAGGGTTTACTTGTAGTGAGGAGCCTGCCTGATTTTGCGGGCAGTGTGGTGCTTTCCGTTCTGCTGTGGGGCACCAATGCCACCGTTTTTTGGCTGACTCTCAGGAGCCTGGGCGGCACTCTCAGCGACTTTGCATGGCTGGCGGCGGCGCTGGTGCTCTTTTGCGCCTCGCTGGGGCTGGTGGTGCAGTTTCCGGGTATTGGCGGGGGGTATCAGGTAGGGATTGTCCTGGCCCTGACAGAAATTTTTGCCATGCCTGCCGATGTTTCCACTGGAGCCTCCATCCTGCTTTGGCTTATGATGTCGGTTCCCGTGCTGCTGGTCAGCCTGGGCTTGCTAGTCCACGAGGGCCTCAGTTTCAAGCACCTAGAAGCCATCACCCAGGAAGAAGAGATGGAGCAGGAGACTGCTGTTGAGGAAGCCCAGTAG
- the nrdR gene encoding transcriptional regulator NrdR, producing the protein MRCPFCGYIEDKVVDSRTGKVADTIRRRRECMKCGRRFTTYERIDEIPYMVVKKDGSREKFDRQKILGGLLKACEKRPVPMSTLEEIVDEAESYVAESPDRERPSSELGGMVMDRLRKLDKVAYVRFASVYLDFKDVREFMDELQELLKAKTS; encoded by the coding sequence ATGCGATGCCCTTTCTGCGGTTACATTGAAGACAAGGTGGTTGATTCCCGGACGGGCAAAGTTGCGGACACCATTCGCCGCCGGCGCGAGTGCATGAAGTGCGGCCGCAGGTTCACCACGTACGAGCGAATTGACGAGATTCCGTACATGGTGGTTAAAAAAGACGGCAGCCGCGAAAAGTTCGACCGCCAGAAAATCCTGGGTGGCCTGCTGAAGGCGTGCGAGAAGCGCCCGGTCCCCATGAGCACGCTGGAAGAGATTGTCGATGAGGCGGAGTCCTATGTCGCCGAGTCTCCGGACCGCGAACGGCCGAGTTCCGAACTTGGCGGGATGGTGATGGACCGGTTACGGAAGCTGGACAAGGTGGCGTACGTCCGCTTCGCGTCGGTTTACCTGGACTTCAAGGACGTGCGGGAGTTCATGGACGAACTCCAGGAACTGCTGAAGGCGAAAACGAGTTGA
- a CDS encoding GNAT family N-acetyltransferase: MVSRIVDVRKLRVAQFQPLLQVESRAWLEDLHWDYSSSSALVASYLQEKRLLGFALLEGDVAQAYCLYFREGSKGLIGTLFALPGNSPSDAAINLLDKAVDALVGFDDVRRIEAQLPHFSFDQIGPYFRSRAFQSYLRQFMAFRLGITAGSRQRSDLPNGLRRENEAPGDFVFHPWERKHDREASQLLHRVYQNHIDAAVNDQYCSIAGTTHLVESIVRNRGCGDYLPQASIAAVHRSTGKLAGILGLTAVRPGTAHIPQIAVATGYQGIGLGSTMLRIAFEKLARGGFSEVSLTVTALNSGAARLYERMGFRTFREFGAFVWNRT, translated from the coding sequence TTGGTTTCCAGGATTGTGGATGTCCGGAAATTGCGAGTAGCGCAGTTCCAGCCGCTTCTACAGGTCGAGTCCAGGGCCTGGCTGGAAGACCTTCACTGGGACTACTCGTCCTCATCCGCACTTGTCGCCTCGTACCTGCAAGAAAAGCGATTGTTGGGATTTGCCCTGCTCGAAGGGGATGTGGCGCAAGCCTATTGCCTCTATTTCCGTGAGGGTTCGAAAGGGCTTATCGGCACGCTTTTCGCGTTACCGGGTAATTCCCCGTCCGACGCCGCGATAAACCTGCTGGACAAAGCCGTCGACGCGCTCGTTGGGTTTGATGATGTCCGCCGCATTGAGGCCCAACTGCCGCATTTCAGTTTTGACCAGATCGGCCCTTACTTCCGTTCCAGGGCTTTCCAGAGTTATCTTCGCCAGTTTATGGCTTTTCGTTTAGGGATAACTGCTGGGAGCCGCCAGAGATCTGATCTCCCGAATGGCCTTCGGCGAGAGAACGAAGCTCCCGGCGATTTTGTTTTCCACCCCTGGGAGCGCAAGCATGACCGCGAAGCGTCGCAACTGCTCCACCGCGTCTATCAGAACCATATCGATGCAGCGGTAAATGACCAGTATTGCAGCATTGCGGGGACCACCCATCTGGTGGAGAGTATCGTCAGGAACCGTGGCTGCGGTGATTACCTGCCGCAGGCTTCGATTGCGGCCGTCCACCGTTCGACGGGAAAACTGGCCGGCATACTCGGTCTGACCGCCGTGCGACCCGGGACGGCCCACATTCCCCAGATTGCCGTTGCCACCGGCTATCAGGGTATCGGCCTGGGCAGCACCATGCTTCGCATTGCTTTCGAGAAATTGGCCCGTGGCGGTTTTTCAGAGGTTTCGCTGACGGTTACAGCGCTCAACAGCGGCGCGGCAAGGCTTTATGAGCGGATGGGATTTCGCACGTTCAGGGAGTTCGGGGCGTTTGTCTGGAACCGCACCTGA
- a CDS encoding alpha/beta fold hydrolase yields the protein MATQEIKPTGSRARKLSRLCRRFATSVLVVAAGILVVLVGAGAFLTYHITTANDSVENVTPASYLLSSYQNVNFTDAAGNEHEGWLLIGLRGAPVIFLCHGYGSNRSALLSLGTVLQANHFNVYLFNFDGSRGAGYLSNLGPREASVLRAAISRVGRLQGIDPRQVGIFGVSLGAYAALAAGERDPAVAALAMDGVYSRPVQLFDVRLDGLVGGAGWLFRLISDGEFHSLNIGAAGAGIQSGLSRLAGKPKLFLASDDAPMLQTATRRLYDEAPQPKRLVILPHSQADAPSAPERKEYEDQVLNFFLQNLPLRSE from the coding sequence ATGGCGACGCAAGAAATCAAACCGACGGGTTCCCGCGCGCGCAAGCTGTCGAGGCTGTGCCGGAGATTCGCCACCAGCGTGTTGGTGGTGGCGGCCGGGATCCTGGTGGTGCTGGTTGGAGCCGGGGCATTCCTGACCTATCACATTACGACGGCGAACGACAGCGTTGAAAACGTGACGCCCGCTTCTTACCTGCTTTCAAGCTACCAGAATGTGAACTTCACCGACGCCGCCGGGAACGAGCACGAAGGCTGGCTGCTGATCGGTTTGAGAGGCGCTCCGGTCATCTTTCTCTGCCACGGTTATGGCTCCAATCGCTCAGCCCTGCTCTCACTGGGAACGGTCCTCCAAGCCAACCATTTCAATGTTTATCTGTTCAACTTTGACGGTTCCCGGGGGGCGGGCTACCTCTCAAATCTCGGCCCCCGCGAAGCTTCCGTTCTTCGAGCCGCCATCTCGAGAGTAGGGCGCCTACAGGGCATTGACCCTCGTCAGGTCGGGATTTTTGGCGTTTCGCTCGGCGCTTATGCCGCACTAGCCGCCGGTGAACGCGACCCCGCCGTTGCCGCACTGGCGATGGATGGAGTCTACAGCCGGCCCGTGCAGTTATTTGATGTTCGCCTGGACGGGCTGGTGGGCGGCGCCGGGTGGCTTTTCCGGCTGATTTCCGATGGGGAATTCCATTCATTAAATATTGGCGCTGCCGGTGCCGGCATCCAGTCCGGCCTCTCCCGGCTGGCCGGGAAACCGAAACTCTTTCTGGCCTCCGACGATGCTCCTATGCTTCAGACGGCAACCCGCCGGCTCTACGACGAAGCCCCGCAGCCGAAGCGTCTGGTGATTCTGCCTCACAGCCAGGCGGATGCTCCCTCCGCGCCTGAACGGAAGGAGTACGAGGACCAGGTCCTCAACTTCTTTCTGCAAAATCTCCCGCTACGATCTGAATAG